One Urocitellus parryii isolate mUroPar1 chromosome 9, mUroPar1.hap1, whole genome shotgun sequence DNA segment encodes these proteins:
- the Blzf1 gene encoding golgin-45 yields the protein MTTLKSLETKVTLTSTPIRGAGDGMETEEPPTSIETTSGVQSIKHHILQSPRKKAAPSENPGVLQLGKILSEKAVEVEAIRIRVPKTAITHDIPNKNGKVKSLGYHRGEFHGQPEGVIEPRKELSEVKTVLEKLKNSERRLLQDKEGLSNQLRVQTEVNRELKKLLVASVGDDLQYHFERLAREKNQLILENEALGRNTAQLSEQLERMSIQCDVWRSKFLASRVMADELTSSRAVLQRHNRDAQSAIQDLLSEREQFRQEMIATKKFLEELLVSLQWGREQTYSPSAQPQSTAELALTNHNLAKALNSHLLGNVGIGSQKKIPSTVEFCSSPAEKMAEKVLRILDPVTCTENSSDNLFSQSSPTTLLAAKKNIGRFHPYTRYENVTFNCCNHCQGELIVL from the exons atgactacTCTTAAAAGTTTAGAAACTAAAG TCACCCTTACTTCAACCCCAATCCGAGGAGCAGGAGATGGAATGGAAACAGAAGAGCCACCTACATCTATTGAAACCACCTCTGGAGTCCAGTCCATAAAGCATCATATCCTTCAGAGTCCACGCAAGAAAGCAGCTCCTTCAGAGAACCCAGGAGTTCTTCAGCTGGGAAAGATTCTTTCTGAAAAGGCAGTGGAGGTAGAAGCTATAAGAATACGTGTTCCCAAAACTGCTATAACTCATGATATCCCCAACAAAAATGGAAAGGTTAAATCTCTAGGATATCATAGAGGAGAATTTCATGGTCAGCCTGAAGGAGTTATAGAACCTAGAAAGGAACTCTCGGAGGTGAAGACTGTATTGGAAAAGCTCAAGAACTCTGAAAGAAGGTTACTACAAGACAAAGAAGGTCTTTCAAACCAGCTCCGAGTACAAACAGAG GTAAATCGTGAGTTAAAAAAGTTGTTGGTGGCTTCTGTGGGGGATGATCTTCAGTATCACTTTGAACGTCTAGCCCGTGAAAAGAATCagcttattttagaaaatgaagccCTAGGTCGAAACACAGCTCAACTCTCCGAACAGTTAGAACGTATGTCCATACAATGTGATGTGTGGCGTAGTAAATTTCTCGCAAGCAG GGTAATGGCAGATGAGTTAACCAGCTCCAGAGCAGTTTTACAGCGTCACAATCGTGATGCACAAAGTGCTATACAAGATCTCCTGAGTGAACGGGAGCAGTTTCGTCAAGAAATGATAGCTACCAAGAA ATTTTTGGAGGAGCTCTTGGTCTCCTTACAGTGGGGAAGAGAGCAGACTTACTCCCCCAGTGCACAACCTCAGAGCACAGCAGAACTTGCATTAACAAATCACAATTTAGCAAAAGCATTAAATTCTCATCTTCTGGGGAATGTTGGCATTGGCAGTCAGAAAAAGATACCATCAACAGTTGAATTCTGCAGCTCCCCAGCTGAAAAAATGGCTGAAAAG GTTCTACGCATTTTGGATCCAGTCACCTGTACAGAAAACTCATCTGATAATCTATTTTCTCAGTCTTCACCAACCACATTACTTGctgcaaagaaaaatattggaCGATTTCATCCCTATACTAGATACGAAAATGTAACTTTCAATTGCTGCAATCACTGCCAGGGAGAACTTATTGTCCTTTAA